A window from Sandaracinaceae bacterium encodes these proteins:
- a CDS encoding IS3 family transposase, whose translation DYIHFFYNLERRHSLLDYLSPVEFELKTQVAASAA comes from the coding sequence GCGATTACATCCATTTCTTCTACAATCTCGAGCGGCGCCACTCGCTGCTGGATTACCTCAGCCCTGTCGAGTTCGAACTGAAGACCCAGGTCGCCGCGTCGGCGGCATAG